Genomic window (Longimicrobium sp.):
GACTCCCAGGGTGGAGAGCGCGTAGCGCGACGCCTGCAGCGGCGTCTGGAGAGGCTCGGCTACAAGGTGGAACTGCGGAAGGCCGCCTGAAGAGCGCGACCCCGGCTCCGTAGTTTCTATTCAGGGAGCGTCCGCGCGTAACTCGCTCCCGCGCAAATGGTTGGACGCGACCGAAGGATCTACTCCGCATGTCTGGTGGCCGGATGCAGCGCGCGGAAGCCGGCCTCGCTCTGGGGTGAGTAGATCCTTCGGTCGCCGCCGGACATCGGTGCCGGGGCAGGCTCGGCGCAGCGGCTCCCCCAGGATGACATTCGTTTGTACGAACGATGATTGCGCAGCAGCGGCGTACAACGCGGCTCTTGCGCGATCCATTCGTCCGCGCTACTCATATGGGTAATCTATAGGTGCGTAACCCATAGGAAGACGGAGCATGGCGGACAAGCTGGACGTGAAGCCGGGCACGCTCGCCCTGATGATCCTGCGGACCCTCGAGGTGCTGGGGCCCCTCCACGGCTACGGCATCGCCCGCCGCATCGAGGAGACCAGCCAGAACCGCCTCACGCTCAACTACGGCACCCTCTACCCCGCCCTCCTCAAGCTCGAGCAGGAGGGGTTCATCACGGCGGAGTGGCGCCAGTCCGAGAACAACCGCCGCGCGAAGTTCTACTCGCTCACCCCCGCGGGCCGCAAACAGCTGGCGCGCGAGACCCGCGAATGGAACCAGACCGCTGAGCTGATCGCCGCCTTTCTCGCCCTGCGACGGGAGGGAACATGAGACACCTTCGCGCCGCGCTCGCCCGCGTCGCCGGCGTCTTCACCAAGCACCGCGCGGACGACGACCTCCGCGAAGAGCTGCTGGCCCACCTGGAGATGGAGACCGCCGAGAACATCCGGCGCGGCATGCACCCCGACGAGGCGCGCCGGCAGGCGCTGCTGGCGTCGGGAGGCCTCACCCAGGCCGCCGAGGCGGTCCGCGACCAGCGCGGGCTGCCGTGGCTCGAGAGCATCGCCGCCGACCTGCGGTACGCGGTGCGCGCGCTGCGGAAGAGCCCCGCGTTCACCGCCGTGGTGGTGCTCACCCTGGGGCTCGGCATCGGCGCCAACACGGCGATCTTCAGCGTCGTCCGCGGCGTGCTGCTCAAGCCGCTCCCCCACCAGGACGGCGACCGGCTCCTCTACCTGCGGCAGTCGATGGACGGACCCGGGGGAGCGAACCTCAGCTTCTCCGTCCCGGAGGTCCGCGACCTCCGCGAGGGCGCCCCGTCGCTGCGCGGCGGCATCGCGGAGTACTCGCCCTGGACGCTGACGCTGCAGGGCCGCGAGGGCGCCGAGCGCATCGACGTGGGGCTGGTGACCGGCAACTACTTCCAGGTCATGGGGCTCTCGCCGGTGCTCGGCCGGGTGACGGAGCCGAGGGACGACGGCCCGGGAGTGCCGCCGGTGGCGGTGCTCACCCACGAGTCGTGGACGAAGCGCTTCGGCGGCGACTCCAGCATCGTCGGCAGGCAGCTGCGGCTGGACGGCAGGCCGGTGACGGTGATCGGGGTCCTGGAGCCCGCGCCGTTCTATCCCGGCCGGGCGGAGGCGCTGCTCAACATGGTGGTCAGCGACCACCACCTGAGCGCGTTCATGGTGGAGGGCCGCACCCACCGCATGACCGAGGTGGTCGCCCGGCTGGCGCCCGGCGCCGGCGTGGAGCAGGCGCGCGGCGAGGTGGCCGCGGTCTACGCGCGGATGAAGCGGGAGCACGCGGAGGCGTACGACCCGGGCTCCAACTACCGCGTGGCGGTGATCCCCTTCCACGAGGTGCTCGGCGAGGGAGCGCGGCTGACGCTCTGGCTGCTCATGGGCGCCGCCGCGTTCGTCATGGTCATCTCGGCCGCCAACGTGGCCAACCTCACGCTCATGCGCGGCGTGCGCCGGGAGCACGAGCTGGTGGTGCGCGCGGCCCTCGGCTCCGGCGTGGCCCGGCTGCGGCGGCTGCTCCTGGCCGAGAACCTCCTGCTCGCCCTCCTGGGCGCCGCGCTCGGCGTGGCCATCGCCACCGGGGGGGTGGGGTTGCTCACCTCGCTCGTCGCGCGGTACTCGCCGCGTGCCGGCGAGATCCGCCTGGACGGGGTGGTCCTCGGCTTCACGCTCGCGCTCTCGGTGGCGGTGGCGCTGCTCCTCTCGTTCCTGGCCTCGCTGCCGAAGGAGGGCACCTTCTCCTCGCGGATCTCGGCGGGCGCCTGGCGGATGAGCGGGAGCCTCCGGAAGCAGCGCCTGCAGCGCGCGCTGGTGGTGGCGCAGGTGGCGGTGTCGGTGGTGCTGCTGGCGGGCGCCGGTCTGCTCACCCGCACCATGATCCGGCTCTCGCGGGTGGACACCGGGCTCCGGACCGAGGAGGTGCTCACCATGCAGGTGAACCTCCTCACCCCGGAAGATCTCCTGTTCAGGCCCGAGTCCGACGCCTGGGCCAAGGAGCGCTACGGCCGCATGCGCGACGAGGTCGCGGCGCTCCCCGGCGTGGTCGCCGTGGGGGTCGGCTCCCCGATGCCGCTGCGCAGCTCGAGCGTCGGCTTCGAGGTGAA
Coding sequences:
- a CDS encoding PadR family transcriptional regulator is translated as MADKLDVKPGTLALMILRTLEVLGPLHGYGIARRIEETSQNRLTLNYGTLYPALLKLEQEGFITAEWRQSENNRRAKFYSLTPAGRKQLARETREWNQTAELIAAFLALRREGT
- a CDS encoding ABC transporter permease, with translation MRHLRAALARVAGVFTKHRADDDLREELLAHLEMETAENIRRGMHPDEARRQALLASGGLTQAAEAVRDQRGLPWLESIAADLRYAVRALRKSPAFTAVVVLTLGLGIGANTAIFSVVRGVLLKPLPHQDGDRLLYLRQSMDGPGGANLSFSVPEVRDLREGAPSLRGGIAEYSPWTLTLQGREGAERIDVGLVTGNYFQVMGLSPVLGRVTEPRDDGPGVPPVAVLTHESWTKRFGGDSSIVGRQLRLDGRPVTVIGVLEPAPFYPGRAEALLNMVVSDHHLSAFMVEGRTHRMTEVVARLAPGAGVEQARGEVAAVYARMKREHAEAYDPGSNYRVAVIPFHEVLGEGARLTLWLLMGAAAFVMVISAANVANLTLMRGVRREHELVVRAALGSGVARLRRLLLAENLLLALLGAALGVAIATGGVGLLTSLVARYSPRAGEIRLDGVVLGFTLALSVAVALLLSFLASLPKEGTFSSRISAGAWRMSGSLRKQRLQRALVVAQVAVSVVLLAGAGLLTRTMIRLSRVDTGLRTEEVLTMQVNLLTPEDLLFRPESDAWAKERYGRMRDEVAALPGVVAVGVGSPMPLRSSSVGFEVKAEGRAPAPGEAMPRADLRTANPDFFRAAGIPLLKGRPFSTTDRPGSGRVVIINRTLADRLFPGEDPVGRRIAWTGDVLRFTPISPEWRTVVGVVGNTQDGGLDAEPRPAVYTPFAQELAMGGGLVIRAESDAGGLAAAATRIVRRIAPTAPIENVMTIAQIKDQSVSPRRLNAVLVSSFGVLAVIIAAVGIAGVLAFSVSARTHEIGIRMSLGAGPGRVQRMILGEGGVLLAVGLVVGVTLALFAAGVIRGLLFGVEPNDPATFAGVAVLMAAIGVGACWVPARRAARIDPAITMRS